Proteins co-encoded in one Quadrisphaera sp. RL12-1S genomic window:
- a CDS encoding arginine repressor, translating to MTGGPPATPTTPTTPTARRARIAALVGTRPVRSQTELAELLAADGVVVTQATLSRDLVELGAVKVRSATLGGALVYGVPAEGGDRTPRPAVPEAGRSARLARLCEELLVTAEASANLVVVRTPPGAAQFLASAVDHAALPEVMGCIAGDDTVLLVARDPAGGPALAARMIALADGRTEPPATSTSTSTSTSTSEETP from the coding sequence GTGACGGGCGGCCCTCCCGCGACGCCGACGACGCCGACGACGCCGACGGCCCGCCGGGCGCGCATCGCCGCGCTCGTCGGCACCCGGCCGGTGCGCTCCCAGACCGAGCTGGCCGAGCTCCTCGCCGCCGACGGCGTCGTCGTCACCCAGGCCACGCTGTCGCGCGACCTGGTGGAGCTCGGCGCCGTGAAGGTGCGCTCGGCCACCCTGGGGGGAGCCCTGGTCTACGGGGTTCCCGCGGAGGGGGGAGACCGCACGCCGCGTCCGGCCGTCCCCGAGGCCGGGCGCTCCGCGCGCCTGGCCCGGCTGTGCGAGGAGCTGCTCGTCACCGCCGAGGCCTCGGCCAACCTCGTCGTCGTCAGAACACCGCCGGGCGCCGCCCAGTTCCTGGCGTCCGCGGTCGACCACGCCGCCCTGCCCGAGGTGATGGGCTGCATCGCCGGTGACGACACCGTGCTGCTCGTCGCCCGCGACCCCGCCGGCGGCCCCGCGCTCGCGGCCCGCATGATCGCCCTGGCCGACGGCCGCACCGAGCCGCCAGCCACCAGCACCAGCACCAGCACCAGCACCAGCACCAGCGAGGAGACCCCGTGA